One window of the Roseovarius sp. THAF9 genome contains the following:
- a CDS encoding methylenetetrahydrofolate reductase, giving the protein MALLNFKKREAPGARTVNPQVEAFLDGYSIEVMPRTAEKVDNFRDLLPEGTRVYIAHIEGTPIEDMVVTAKRVTAEGYKVMPHFPARIIKDQATLEDWIARYQGEAGVDQALVLAGGVKDPHGDFDSSMQLLETGAFDRAGFKRLHVAGHPEGNRDIDPDGSMKNVEDAVQWKQKFSERTDAEMALATQFAFDADPIIKWADDLAAAGVTLPIHIGIAGPAKLQTLIKFAIACGVGPSLKVLQKRAMDVSKLLLPYEPTDVLTKLAAHKAANPDFNITNVHFFPLGGIKTNAEWAIENGGASTVPAAKQG; this is encoded by the coding sequence ATGGCGCTTTTGAACTTCAAGAAACGTGAAGCGCCGGGCGCGCGCACGGTGAACCCGCAGGTCGAGGCGTTTCTCGATGGCTATTCCATCGAGGTGATGCCGCGCACCGCCGAAAAAGTGGACAATTTCCGCGACCTGCTGCCGGAAGGCACGCGCGTCTACATCGCGCATATCGAAGGCACGCCGATCGAGGACATGGTGGTGACCGCCAAGCGCGTGACCGCCGAGGGCTACAAGGTGATGCCGCATTTCCCGGCGCGGATCATCAAGGACCAGGCGACGCTGGAAGACTGGATCGCGCGCTACCAAGGCGAAGCGGGCGTCGACCAGGCGCTGGTGCTGGCCGGCGGCGTGAAAGATCCGCATGGCGATTTCGACAGCTCGATGCAACTGCTGGAAACCGGCGCGTTCGACCGGGCGGGATTCAAGCGGCTGCACGTTGCGGGCCACCCCGAGGGCAACCGCGACATCGACCCCGATGGCAGCATGAAGAACGTCGAGGATGCCGTTCAGTGGAAACAGAAATTTTCGGAACGCACCGACGCCGAGATGGCGCTGGCCACGCAGTTCGCCTTTGACGCCGACCCGATCATCAAATGGGCCGACGACCTGGCCGCGGCCGGTGTGACCTTGCCCATCCATATCGGCATCGCGGGGCCTGCAAAGCTGCAGACACTGATCAAGTTCGCCATCGCCTGCGGCGTGGGTCCGTCGCTGAAGGTGCTGCAAAAGCGCGCGATGGACGTGTCCAAGCTGCTGCTGCCCTACGAGCCCACGGATGTTCTGACCAAGCTGGCGGCGCACAAGGCGGCGAATCCGGACTTCAACATCACCAACGTTCACTTCTTCCCGCTGGGCGGCATCAAGACCAATGCCGAGTGGGCGATCGAAAACGGTGGCGCGTCGACTGTGCCCGCCGCCAAGCAAGGATAA
- a CDS encoding methyltetrahydrofolate cobalamin methyltransferase, whose protein sequence is MTRTIVESKTKTAIIGFDQPFCVIGERINPTGRKKLAAELEAGDFSTVEADAIAQVAAGATVLDINAGVVYNSNPDPNQTEPPLMRKVVELVQGLVDVPLCIDSSVPGALEAGLETCEGRPLLNSVTGEEERLELVLPLVKKYNVPVVAISNDDTGISEDPDVRFAVAKKIVERAADFGIPAHDIVVDPLVMPIGAMGTAGLQVFTLVRRLREELGVNTTCGASNISFGLPNRHGINNAFLPMAMGAGMTSAIMNPIALPVKEADKAAKRAEAEAAGIIIPEDMDDETFCRLFELGSTKPRAGKEMEAIRAANFLTNNDPHGGEWIKFNKAPPKAGEEDAGRGGRGGRRRRRA, encoded by the coding sequence ATGACGCGTACTATCGTCGAAAGCAAAACCAAGACCGCCATCATCGGGTTCGACCAGCCGTTCTGCGTGATCGGCGAGCGGATCAACCCGACCGGCCGCAAGAAACTGGCCGCGGAGCTGGAAGCGGGCGATTTCTCGACCGTGGAAGCCGACGCCATCGCGCAGGTTGCCGCCGGAGCGACGGTTCTGGATATCAACGCGGGCGTTGTCTACAACTCGAACCCCGATCCCAACCAGACCGAGCCGCCGCTGATGCGCAAGGTCGTGGAACTGGTGCAGGGGCTGGTCGATGTGCCGCTGTGCATCGACAGCTCTGTGCCCGGCGCGCTGGAAGCGGGGCTTGAGACCTGCGAGGGCCGTCCGCTGCTGAACTCGGTCACCGGCGAGGAAGAGCGGCTGGAACTGGTTCTGCCGCTGGTCAAGAAATATAACGTGCCTGTGGTGGCGATCTCGAACGACGACACCGGCATAAGCGAAGACCCCGACGTGCGCTTTGCCGTGGCCAAGAAGATCGTGGAACGGGCCGCCGATTTCGGCATCCCGGCGCATGACATCGTGGTCGATCCGCTGGTCATGCCGATCGGCGCGATGGGCACGGCCGGTCTGCAGGTCTTCACGCTGGTGCGGCGTCTGCGCGAGGAACTGGGCGTGAACACCACCTGCGGTGCGTCGAACATCAGCTTCGGCCTGCCCAACCGGCACGGCATCAACAACGCTTTCTTGCCGATGGCGATGGGCGCGGGCATGACCAGCGCGATCATGAACCCGATCGCCCTGCCCGTGAAAGAAGCCGACAAGGCCGCCAAGCGGGCCGAGGCCGAGGCCGCGGGGATCATCATCCCCGAGGACATGGACGACGAGACCTTCTGCCGGCTTTTCGAACTGGGCAGCACCAAGCCGCGTGCCGGCAAGGAAATGGAAGCCATTCGCGCAGCCAACTTCCTGACCAACAACGACCCGCATGGCGGCGAGTGGATCAAGTTCAACAAGGCCCCGCCTAAAGCCGGTGAAGAAGACGCCGGACGTGGCGGACGCGGTGGACGGCGGCGTCGCCGCGCATAA
- a CDS encoding YihY/virulence factor BrkB family protein has translation MQDATRGQSANHPTEIPRRGWWDILLRVKSKIVADHVSVVSAGVAFFGLLAIFPAATTLISISGLLLDPSDVASQLEALVAMLPQNAAAIIEEQVLQVTGGDETATGFAALFGLLLALYGATKGMMTLMEGMNIAYDEAEKRGFILLYATGIALTLLVIVGLIIAIGAMIVLPALIGYLGLPETVETAIIWLQWPLFTFLTVLGLSVLYRFGPSRANARWRWVSPGAVVATILWLIGTVGFSIYVQNFGSYNETYGTLGGVIILLTWLWLSSFIVLAGAELNSEIEHQTRKDPTTGPAQPEGQRGAVKADTHPHGQSDSA, from the coding sequence GTGCAGGACGCAACCCGCGGCCAATCCGCAAATCATCCCACCGAAATACCGCGACGCGGGTGGTGGGACATACTTCTCAGGGTCAAGTCCAAGATCGTGGCCGACCACGTCTCGGTAGTCTCTGCCGGTGTCGCCTTCTTCGGCCTGCTGGCTATCTTTCCCGCCGCGACCACTCTGATTTCCATCTCCGGCCTGCTGCTGGACCCATCGGATGTGGCAAGCCAGCTCGAGGCGCTTGTCGCCATGCTGCCGCAGAATGCCGCCGCCATCATCGAAGAACAGGTCCTTCAGGTCACCGGCGGCGACGAAACCGCGACCGGCTTTGCTGCGCTATTCGGGCTGCTCCTGGCACTCTACGGCGCGACCAAGGGCATGATGACCCTCATGGAAGGCATGAACATCGCCTATGACGAGGCGGAGAAACGCGGCTTCATCCTACTCTATGCAACCGGCATTGCCCTCACGCTTCTTGTTATAGTCGGGCTTATTATTGCGATTGGCGCAATGATCGTCCTGCCTGCGCTGATCGGCTATCTCGGTCTGCCCGAAACGGTCGAGACGGCGATCATCTGGTTGCAATGGCCGCTTTTCACGTTCTTGACGGTCTTGGGGTTGTCGGTGCTTTACCGCTTTGGACCGTCACGGGCGAACGCTCGGTGGCGTTGGGTCAGCCCCGGTGCGGTGGTCGCGACAATCCTGTGGCTGATCGGCACGGTCGGGTTCTCGATCTACGTCCAGAACTTCGGCAGCTATAACGAAACCTACGGCACGCTCGGCGGAGTCATCATCCTGCTGACATGGCTGTGGCTGTCGTCCTTCATCGTACTGGCCGGGGCCGAACTGAATTCCGAGATCGAACACCAGACCCGCAAGGATCCCACCACAGGCCCGGCGCAGCCCGAGGGGCAGCGTGGCGCCGTCAAGGCCGACACCCATCCGCACGGGCAGTCGGACAGCGCATAA
- a CDS encoding universal stress protein produces the protein MYKSILVPFDGSPNSELAVDKAIEMAALCGGAALTILTVYRHHSMLEASLSMVRPDDPGNMDDAMRTHAEEVVGTAKKRAQDAGKTDVRAFVKAGPTSRNIVKFVEEHGIDLIVIGRRGMGSMEGYLLGSVSQKVTYLSPVPVLIV, from the coding sequence ATGTACAAATCCATACTGGTGCCCTTTGACGGGTCGCCCAATTCCGAGCTGGCGGTCGACAAGGCCATCGAGATGGCCGCGCTCTGCGGTGGGGCCGCGCTGACGATCCTGACGGTCTATCGCCACCATTCGATGCTCGAGGCGTCGCTGTCCATGGTCCGCCCCGACGATCCGGGCAACATGGACGACGCCATGCGCACGCACGCCGAAGAGGTCGTCGGAACCGCCAAGAAGCGCGCCCAGGATGCCGGCAAGACCGACGTCCGCGCCTTCGTCAAAGCGGGCCCGACGTCGCGCAACATCGTGAAGTTCGTCGAGGAACACGGCATCGACCTGATCGTCATCGGCCGCCGCGGCATGGGCTCGATGGAAGGCTATCTTCTGGGCAGCGTCTCGCAGAAGGTCACTTACCTGTCGCCGGTGCCGGTGCTGATCGTGTAA
- a CDS encoding TRAP transporter large permease: protein MALTIFSIMVVLLLLGFPMMIPLIVAAFIGFYTMFGGFGQLETMIQQIMAGIRPASLIAVPMFIFAADIMTRGQSANRLIDLVMAFVGHLKGGLAVSTAAACTMFGAVSGSTQATVVAVGSPLRPRMQKAGYNDSFILALIVNASDIAFLIPPSIGMIIYGVVSNTSIAELFIAGIGPGLLILFLFSVYAWIYAVRNNVPTEPKYSWGERFNAGRKALWPLGFPVIIIGGIYGGIFSPTEAAAACVLYALVLEVIIFREMDLKGVYETAKSTGLITAVVFILVGVGAAFSWVISFAQIPQEILGSIGIDEMGQIGVLFVISIAFFVGCMFVDPIVVILVLVPIFAPVVDSVGLDPVLVGTIITLQVAIGSATPPFGCDIFTAIAVFKRPYMEVIRGTPPFIFILLSVAVLLIFFPQIALFLRDLAFDK from the coding sequence ATGGCCCTTACCATCTTTTCCATCATGGTCGTCCTTCTGCTCCTGGGCTTTCCGATGATGATCCCGCTGATCGTCGCCGCCTTCATCGGCTTCTACACCATGTTCGGCGGTTTCGGTCAGCTTGAGACGATGATTCAGCAGATCATGGCCGGCATCCGGCCCGCCTCGTTGATTGCGGTGCCGATGTTCATCTTCGCCGCCGACATCATGACCCGTGGCCAGTCCGCCAATCGCCTGATCGACCTCGTGATGGCCTTCGTGGGCCACCTCAAGGGCGGGCTTGCCGTGTCCACCGCCGCCGCCTGCACGATGTTCGGTGCCGTCTCGGGCTCGACCCAGGCCACGGTGGTGGCCGTCGGCTCGCCGCTGCGCCCCCGGATGCAAAAGGCAGGCTACAATGACAGCTTCATTCTCGCCCTCATCGTCAACGCCTCGGACATCGCCTTCCTGATCCCGCCCTCCATCGGCATGATCATCTATGGCGTGGTGTCCAACACCTCCATCGCCGAGCTTTTCATCGCCGGCATCGGGCCGGGCCTGCTGATCCTGTTCCTCTTTTCGGTCTACGCCTGGATCTACGCGGTCCGCAACAACGTGCCGACCGAGCCCAAATACAGCTGGGGCGAACGTTTCAACGCCGGGCGCAAGGCGCTATGGCCACTGGGTTTCCCGGTGATCATTATCGGCGGCATCTACGGCGGCATCTTCAGCCCGACCGAGGCGGCGGCGGCCTGCGTGCTCTACGCGCTGGTGCTCGAGGTCATCATCTTCCGCGAGATGGACCTCAAGGGCGTCTATGAGACGGCCAAGTCCACCGGCCTCATCACCGCCGTCGTGTTCATCCTCGTCGGCGTGGGCGCCGCGTTTTCCTGGGTGATTTCCTTTGCGCAAATTCCGCAGGAAATCCTCGGCTCCATCGGCATTGACGAGATGGGCCAGATCGGGGTGCTTTTTGTCATCTCCATCGCTTTCTTCGTCGGCTGCATGTTCGTCGATCCGATCGTGGTGATCCTGGTTCTGGTCCCGATCTTCGCGCCGGTGGTCGACTCCGTTGGCCTCGACCCGGTGCTGGTTGGCACGATCATCACGCTTCAAGTCGCCATCGGCTCGGCCACGCCGCCCTTCGGCTGTGACATCTTCACGGCCATCGCGGTGTTCAAACGGCCCTACATGGAAGTGATCCGCGGCACGCCGCCCTTTATCTTCATCCTGCTGTCGGTCGCCGTGCTGCTGATCTTCTTCCCACAGATCGCCCTGTTCCTGCGGGACCTGGCCTTCGACAAGTAA
- a CDS encoding TRAP transporter small permease: MSDEHGSQIQSQTDTTGTDDEPTGEYVSTLPGFLGTIDILISKIEAVMLAVGVLLMAANTIANVVGRFVFQNSIFFSEELNRILIILITFAGISYAARHGRHIRMSAIYDTMPPKARKLMMIVITLVTAVFMFGLAYYAYTYILTQAGRGRVLPSLQIPVWITLVWVPVGFFMTGVQYLLTAIKNIIDKDIYLSTAVLEGYDDTEKEV; the protein is encoded by the coding sequence ATGTCAGACGAACACGGCTCACAAATACAGTCGCAGACCGACACGACCGGAACCGACGACGAACCCACAGGCGAATACGTCTCCACGCTGCCCGGGTTTCTCGGCACCATCGACATCCTGATAAGCAAGATCGAGGCGGTGATGCTCGCCGTGGGCGTCCTGCTGATGGCGGCCAATACCATCGCCAACGTGGTCGGGCGCTTCGTCTTTCAGAACAGCATCTTCTTTTCCGAAGAACTGAACCGCATCCTCATCATCCTGATCACTTTCGCCGGGATCAGCTATGCCGCCCGCCATGGCCGGCATATCCGCATGTCGGCGATCTATGACACCATGCCGCCCAAGGCCCGCAAGCTGATGATGATCGTCATCACGCTGGTCACCGCGGTGTTCATGTTCGGCCTGGCATACTACGCCTATACCTACATCCTCACGCAGGCCGGCCGCGGCCGCGTGCTGCCCTCGCTTCAGATCCCGGTCTGGATCACACTGGTCTGGGTGCCCGTGGGCTTCTTCATGACCGGGGTGCAGTACCTGCTGACCGCGATCAAGAACATTATCGACAAGGATATCTACCTCTCGACCGCCGTGCTCGAAGGGTATGACGATACCGAGAAGGAGGTCTGA
- the dctP gene encoding TRAP transporter substrate-binding protein DctP, with protein sequence MARFLPKSLAAAVAAGLALSASVANAETWRYAFEEALDEVQGVFAQKFKEEVEANSDHTVQLFPYGTLGESADTMEQAQTGILQFVDQSPGFTGSLIPEAQVFFVPYLLPQDTEKLGEFFRTSKAINEMFPELYAEQGLELLTMFPEGEVCMTTQEPVTGPPDLDQVKFRVMTNPLLVESYKAFGATPTPLPWGEVYGALQTGIIQGQENPMFFIESTKMYEVTEVITCAGHNNFTTAVMANKDFYDGLSEEDQTMIQNAIDVAFDHIIDYQKGLHEESIEKIKEAKPSMQVNTLSEEERQPFVEAGASVEETFLEMTGEGGKKILDQLKADLEAVQ encoded by the coding sequence ATGGCTAGATTTTTGCCCAAGTCACTCGCGGCAGCCGTCGCAGCCGGACTCGCGCTCAGCGCAAGTGTCGCCAACGCCGAGACATGGCGCTACGCGTTCGAAGAAGCGCTCGACGAGGTGCAGGGCGTCTTCGCGCAGAAGTTCAAGGAAGAGGTCGAAGCCAATTCCGACCACACTGTTCAACTTTTCCCCTATGGCACTCTCGGCGAATCCGCCGACACGATGGAACAGGCCCAGACCGGCATCCTGCAATTTGTCGATCAAAGCCCCGGCTTCACCGGTTCGCTGATCCCCGAGGCGCAGGTCTTCTTCGTGCCGTACCTTCTGCCGCAGGACACCGAGAAGCTGGGCGAGTTCTTCCGCACCTCCAAGGCCATCAACGAGATGTTTCCCGAGCTTTACGCCGAGCAGGGGCTGGAACTCCTGACCATGTTCCCCGAAGGCGAGGTCTGCATGACCACGCAGGAACCCGTCACCGGGCCGCCTGACCTCGACCAGGTCAAGTTCCGCGTCATGACCAACCCGCTCTTGGTGGAAAGCTACAAGGCCTTCGGCGCGACACCCACGCCGCTGCCCTGGGGCGAGGTCTACGGCGCGCTTCAGACCGGTATCATTCAGGGCCAGGAAAACCCGATGTTCTTCATCGAGTCGACCAAGATGTACGAGGTGACCGAGGTCATCACCTGCGCCGGTCACAACAACTTCACCACCGCCGTGATGGCCAACAAGGACTTCTATGACGGCCTGTCCGAAGAGGACCAGACGATGATCCAGAACGCGATCGACGTCGCTTTCGACCACATCATCGACTACCAAAAAGGTCTTCACGAAGAGAGCATCGAAAAGATCAAGGAAGCCAAGCCCTCGATGCAGGTCAACACCCTCAGCGAGGAAGAGCGTCAGCCCTTCGTCGAGGCAGGCGCCTCGGTAGAGGAAACGTTCCTCGAAATGACCGGCGAAGGTGGCAAGAAGATCCTTGACCAGCTCAAGGCCGATCTCGAGGCCGTGCAATAG
- a CDS encoding CU044_2847 family protein, translating into MELVFVPPHSTLAATDNTEEMQKASEALPGIGAALAEPMKAFWENLAAAGNPPDTIEMGLNLLFEGKAGWAIISARTEASLSLKLTWKAKPDV; encoded by the coding sequence ATGGAACTGGTTTTCGTTCCTCCGCACAGCACACTTGCGGCAACCGACAATACCGAAGAGATGCAGAAAGCCTCGGAAGCGTTGCCGGGTATCGGCGCGGCGCTCGCCGAACCGATGAAGGCATTCTGGGAAAACTTGGCTGCCGCAGGCAACCCGCCGGACACGATCGAGATGGGGCTGAACCTGCTGTTTGAGGGCAAGGCGGGCTGGGCCATCATTTCGGCCCGGACCGAGGCCAGTCTGAGCCTGAAACTGACTTGGAAGGCGAAGCCGGATGTGTAA
- a CDS encoding S8/S53 family peptidase, which produces MCNFKPGEVLAFGRLHEMIKRTRKWSIPGETDYVPLLPEGLEPVVPPDYSGQGFLHVKHVPEGLELLTVSKLSAALADMIRDHQAVVEPNYILPFGGPAANAPAPFSPAMQTVIDAFKPMIAARSNPYRMAVLDSGLSADQLQNFTNLRCFDYMGAQPVEVPDSVVTDRQNHGSLVCRIISAVMDGQAELVFGRVAIGRSDVTVLSLSKAHAHMVAETRPDVINLSVAPSGDSVFCPDCNRVVPVGHLHSMILPRIFELAGQTTWTVLAAGNTGKPSVGQHELSVCDRMVIASAVGSDNVRTAYSSYATHPDIANLSCFGGDDRTVPGRQGVLGSGPHVCGTSFSAPLISCALASSIEWNSGTMRTSANTFESDVVTHAQNSIAQVHAAL; this is translated from the coding sequence ATGTGTAACTTCAAGCCGGGAGAGGTCCTGGCCTTCGGTCGACTGCACGAGATGATCAAGCGTACCCGCAAGTGGAGCATCCCGGGCGAGACGGATTACGTGCCATTGCTGCCTGAAGGGTTGGAGCCCGTGGTGCCGCCAGACTATAGCGGTCAGGGGTTTCTTCATGTCAAGCATGTGCCCGAGGGGCTTGAGCTGCTAACCGTATCCAAGCTGTCGGCAGCTCTGGCCGATATGATCCGCGACCACCAAGCGGTGGTGGAGCCGAATTATATTCTGCCGTTCGGCGGGCCCGCCGCAAACGCCCCAGCCCCGTTCTCGCCCGCGATGCAAACAGTGATCGACGCATTCAAGCCGATGATTGCAGCGCGATCAAACCCGTATCGGATGGCGGTGCTGGACAGCGGCCTGTCTGCCGATCAGCTGCAAAATTTCACGAATCTGAGGTGTTTCGACTACATGGGAGCGCAGCCAGTCGAAGTCCCCGACAGTGTGGTGACAGACCGGCAGAATCACGGGTCGCTGGTTTGCCGGATTATTTCGGCAGTGATGGATGGCCAGGCTGAACTGGTGTTCGGCAGGGTCGCGATCGGCCGGTCTGACGTGACGGTACTGAGCCTGTCGAAAGCCCATGCCCACATGGTCGCCGAAACGCGGCCTGACGTGATCAACCTGTCGGTCGCGCCGAGCGGCGACAGTGTTTTCTGCCCGGATTGCAACAGGGTGGTGCCGGTCGGACATCTGCATTCGATGATATTGCCGCGCATTTTTGAGCTGGCAGGGCAAACGACATGGACCGTGCTGGCCGCGGGCAATACCGGCAAGCCCAGCGTCGGTCAGCACGAACTGTCCGTGTGCGACCGCATGGTGATCGCCAGTGCCGTGGGATCTGACAACGTGAGAACGGCCTATTCGAGCTATGCCACGCATCCCGACATTGCCAACCTGTCGTGTTTTGGCGGGGATGACCGCACGGTCCCGGGTCGGCAAGGCGTTCTGGGCAGTGGTCCACATGTTTGCGGCACATCGTTCTCGGCGCCGCTGATCTCCTGTGCTTTGGCAAGTTCCATAGAATGGAACAGCGGTACAATGAGAACGAGCGCCAACACTTTCGAAAGCGATGTCGTCACCCATGCGCAAAACAGCATCGCGCAAGTACATGCGGCGCTTTAG
- a CDS encoding ABC transporter substrate-binding protein yields the protein MDFLDKLTRDLRTRRISRRRFMQQGLAAGATVSALSLTADMVHAQTPKKGGHFRVARGHGATTDKLDPGVIENGYTIGLSLGGYQGYLTQIGTDGSLEPSLAESWESSPDAKTWTFKLRDGLEFHNGRTVKASDVIASINHHRGEGNTSAAGPLVAPVVDLKADGDLIVVVELESGNADFPFIMTDYHLPVMPANDDGTMNWQDLIGCGSYVLDNYDAGVSSSLSRHANHWSDDVAFFDTVEVLSIIDQNARTSALVSGDVHVIDRVDLKTAALLGRRDGVNLKTTTGTLHYSLPMLCDTDPYTDNNIRLAVKYAINRQELVDKILFGYGEVGNDHPIGSGQRFYNDELEQRQYDPDKAKFHLKEAGMDSIQIEIMASEAAFAGAVDAAILIQNSAKGAGIDLKVNRQPNDGFWADHWIKSPFITSYWSGRPVEDQMFSTTYQTGVAWNESKWSNERFDKLLVEARAELDEAKRRDMYFEMQKILNEQGGSAIPMFASYVFGVGDDVGVPEELATNWDLDGERYMERWWLNA from the coding sequence ATGGATTTCCTCGATAAACTGACGCGCGACCTGCGCACGCGCCGGATCTCACGCCGCCGCTTCATGCAACAGGGCCTCGCCGCCGGGGCGACCGTCTCGGCCCTCTCCCTGACCGCCGACATGGTCCACGCCCAGACGCCGAAGAAGGGCGGCCATTTCCGTGTCGCCCGTGGCCACGGCGCGACCACCGACAAGCTTGATCCCGGCGTGATCGAGAACGGCTACACGATCGGCCTGTCGCTTGGCGGCTACCAGGGCTACCTGACCCAGATCGGCACCGACGGCAGCCTGGAACCCTCTCTCGCCGAAAGCTGGGAATCCTCGCCTGATGCCAAGACCTGGACGTTCAAGCTGCGCGACGGGCTGGAATTCCACAATGGCCGCACGGTCAAGGCCAGCGATGTGATCGCCTCCATCAACCACCACCGGGGCGAGGGGAACACCTCCGCCGCCGGCCCGCTCGTGGCGCCTGTGGTCGACCTCAAGGCCGATGGCGACCTGATCGTTGTGGTCGAGCTTGAAAGCGGCAACGCCGACTTCCCCTTCATCATGACCGATTACCACCTGCCGGTAATGCCCGCCAATGACGACGGCACGATGAACTGGCAGGATCTGATCGGCTGCGGCTCCTACGTGCTCGACAATTACGATGCCGGCGTCAGCTCCAGCCTGTCGCGCCACGCCAACCACTGGTCCGACGACGTGGCCTTCTTTGACACGGTCGAGGTGCTGTCGATCATCGACCAGAACGCCCGCACCTCGGCGCTGGTCTCGGGCGACGTGCACGTCATAGACCGGGTCGACCTCAAGACCGCCGCGCTTCTGGGCCGTCGCGACGGGGTCAACCTCAAGACCACCACAGGCACACTGCACTACTCGCTGCCCATGCTCTGCGATACCGACCCTTATACAGACAACAACATCCGCCTCGCGGTGAAATACGCCATCAACCGGCAGGAACTGGTGGACAAGATCCTCTTCGGCTACGGCGAGGTCGGCAACGACCATCCCATCGGCTCGGGCCAGCGGTTCTACAACGACGAGCTGGAACAGCGTCAATACGACCCCGACAAGGCCAAATTCCACCTCAAGGAGGCCGGCATGGACTCGATCCAGATCGAGATCATGGCCTCCGAGGCGGCCTTTGCCGGCGCGGTGGACGCGGCCATCCTGATCCAGAACTCCGCCAAGGGCGCGGGCATCGATCTCAAGGTTAATCGCCAGCCCAATGACGGCTTCTGGGCCGATCACTGGATCAAGTCGCCCTTCATCACCAGCTACTGGAGCGGCCGCCCGGTGGAGGACCAGATGTTCTCGACCACGTATCAGACCGGCGTGGCGTGGAACGAATCCAAGTGGTCCAACGAACGTTTCGACAAGCTCTTGGTCGAAGCGCGCGCCGAACTCGACGAGGCCAAGCGCCGCGACATGTATTTCGAAATGCAGAAGATTCTGAACGAACAGGGCGGCTCGGCCATCCCGATGTTCGCGTCTTACGTCTTCGGCGTGGGCGACGACGTTGGCGTGCCCGAAGAGCTTGCCACCAACTGGGATCTCGACGGCGAACGCTACATGGAACGCTGGTGGCTCAACGCGTGA
- a CDS encoding dimethylarginine dimethylaminohydrolase family protein — translation MKDASHASIPWGINNDYAKLRHVLLGKPEHYRWVEAGPLIGRTLANAEHTGHRFDLQLAMKQHAEMVSIYEENGVTCHYLDADPVLHRNFFARDSSAMTPWGPLICHMQLKCRRADYVTAIRFYQSHDIPIWQFATAGHFEGGDFNIIEPGRVLIGYCGERSEKAGSEQVAEFVRAEGWDAVVAPISREFVHMDGLIVPLAPKLAVACIDAMEPWLVDIIRGWGIEIIDVAYREAKALGVNLVALGDDKVLSMAGATDLNAKMRSLGFTVYDPDMSMFTLGGGGVHCLSQALCRDDA, via the coding sequence ATGAAAGACGCTTCGCACGCCTCTATCCCATGGGGCATCAACAACGACTACGCCAAGCTGCGCCATGTCCTCTTGGGCAAGCCCGAACACTACCGCTGGGTCGAGGCCGGGCCTCTGATCGGTCGCACGCTCGCCAATGCGGAGCACACCGGCCACCGGTTCGACCTGCAACTGGCCATGAAGCAACACGCCGAGATGGTGTCGATCTACGAAGAGAACGGCGTCACCTGCCACTATCTCGACGCCGACCCGGTGCTGCATCGCAATTTCTTCGCCCGCGACAGCTCTGCCATGACGCCCTGGGGGCCGCTGATCTGCCATATGCAGTTGAAGTGCCGCCGCGCCGATTACGTCACCGCGATCCGCTTCTACCAGTCACACGACATCCCCATCTGGCAATTCGCCACCGCCGGGCATTTCGAGGGCGGCGACTTCAACATCATCGAGCCGGGCCGCGTCCTGATCGGCTATTGCGGCGAACGGTCCGAGAAAGCGGGCAGCGAGCAGGTGGCCGAGTTCGTTCGCGCCGAAGGGTGGGACGCCGTAGTGGCCCCGATCAGCCGCGAATTCGTCCACATGGACGGCCTGATCGTGCCGCTCGCCCCGAAATTGGCCGTCGCCTGCATCGACGCGATGGAGCCATGGCTGGTGGACATCATCCGCGGCTGGGGGATCGAGATCATCGACGTGGCCTACCGCGAGGCCAAGGCGCTTGGCGTCAACCTCGTGGCGCTCGGCGATGACAAGGTGCTGTCCATGGCCGGCGCCACCGACCTCAACGCAAAAATGCGCAGCTTGGGCTTCACCGTCTACGACCCGGATATGTCGATGTTCACGCTGGGCGGCGGCGGCGTGCATTGCTTGTCCCAAGCGCTGTGCCGCGATGACGCGTAA